The following proteins come from a genomic window of Nostoc sp. ATCC 53789:
- a CDS encoding cysteine dioxygenase family protein: MTNHTILEPLPEDQWFIESQELRSFVATVLEISAITAGDHTQTLARLEPYFQKLLAQQEWLSEKFAQINPESKMGGGIGQWLLYRAKDRSLSVFSLVIPPGSTTPVHDHLAWGLIGLYKGNQEETVYRRVDNGDTEGHAQLQITEVRSLQPGDIYRLLPPDGDIHAVKTTSQSASVSIHILGNDTGCILRHQFIPESHSVKFFRSGYSNAPCKEEEEKEHV, encoded by the coding sequence ATGACGAACCACACTATCTTAGAACCATTGCCAGAAGACCAATGGTTTATTGAGAGTCAGGAACTACGATCCTTTGTAGCAACAGTGCTAGAAATTAGCGCTATCACTGCTGGCGATCACACACAAACTCTCGCTAGATTAGAACCCTATTTTCAAAAACTGCTTGCCCAACAGGAATGGCTATCTGAAAAGTTTGCCCAAATTAATCCCGAAAGCAAGATGGGTGGTGGTATAGGTCAGTGGCTACTTTATCGCGCCAAAGATCGTTCTTTGTCAGTCTTCAGTTTAGTGATTCCCCCAGGGTCTACGACTCCCGTCCACGATCATTTAGCCTGGGGATTGATTGGTTTATACAAAGGCAATCAAGAAGAAACAGTCTACCGCCGTGTAGATAACGGCGATACTGAAGGACATGCACAATTACAAATAACTGAAGTGCGTAGCCTTCAACCAGGCGATATCTACCGCCTTCTCCCCCCAGACGGTGATATCCACGCCGTCAAAACTACATCCCAGAGCGCATCTGTATCTATTCATATTTTGGGTAATGATACTGGTTGTATCTTGCGTCACCAGTTCATTCCAGAATCTCATAGCGTCAAATTCTTTCGCTCTGGATATTCCAACGCTCCCTGCAAAGAGGAAGAGGAAAAAGAACATGTCTAG
- a CDS encoding NADPH-dependent oxidoreductase: MTNPIELLRSRYGEIPFNPEIEWNDSLTALLSHRSIRSYLSDPLPAGTLELLIAAAQSASTSSNLQTWSVVAVEDPERKEELSKLAGNQAHIKQVPLFLVWLADLARLSYVADSRGISHDALEYLEMFVMATVDTALAAQNAAVAAESLGLGTVYIGGIRNRPQEVAEILNLPSSVYAVFGLCVGYPNPEVEAAIKPRLPQSAVLHRETYKLSEQEEAIAHYNEIIKEFYTEQKMNVPGDWSEHSAQRIATVESLRGRDRLREVLNHLGFKLL; this comes from the coding sequence ATGACTAATCCTATAGAACTACTGCGATCGCGCTACGGTGAAATTCCCTTCAATCCCGAAATTGAATGGAATGATTCTCTGACGGCACTATTATCTCATCGTTCCATCCGGTCTTATCTATCCGATCCTTTACCAGCAGGAACTCTGGAGTTGTTAATTGCAGCCGCCCAATCTGCATCTACTTCCTCTAATTTACAAACCTGGAGTGTGGTAGCAGTTGAAGATCCAGAACGTAAAGAAGAGTTATCTAAATTAGCGGGAAACCAAGCACATATTAAGCAGGTTCCTTTATTCTTGGTTTGGTTAGCAGACTTGGCGCGTCTGAGTTACGTTGCTGACAGTCGCGGCATATCTCATGATGCGCTGGAATACTTGGAAATGTTTGTGATGGCAACAGTTGATACAGCTTTGGCGGCGCAGAATGCAGCAGTTGCAGCTGAGTCACTCGGTTTAGGAACAGTGTATATCGGCGGAATCAGGAACCGCCCGCAAGAGGTAGCAGAGATATTGAATTTGCCCTCCTCTGTTTATGCTGTATTTGGGCTGTGTGTAGGCTATCCAAATCCTGAAGTAGAAGCAGCGATTAAGCCAAGATTGCCACAATCAGCCGTGTTGCACCGCGAAACTTATAAATTGTCAGAGCAAGAAGAAGCGATCGCTCACTACAACGAGATCATCAAAGAATTCTATACTGAACAAAAGATGAATGTCCCTGGTGATTGGTCAGAACATTCAGCCCAAAGGATCGCAACTGTTGAGTCATTGAGAGGACGCGATCGCTTGCGGGAAGTTCTCAATCATCTTGGCTTCAAGTTACTCTAG
- a CDS encoding SUMF1/EgtB/PvdO family nonheme iron enzyme — MNIKSHLLQLLVKMPNTQTVGERRALLTFTGFDYLNTRINEIQSSNIAFFNELIELIFSEGQDKLLYFIKTLADSEFIGLEVKQKLNDIITKTSSLEHKQCNSEFIEQNNTQSVSIIYTSSRNEESLEEQQDKKLLVPPIIGTQPFEFTVVIVDAQGKEIKRSRRQNYYLAQDLGNGVTLEMVYITGGEFWMGSPESEGRRYSNERPQHQVTVKPFLISKYAITQAQWREVATLREVRQNLKLRPSRNGGKSHPITQVSWFDAVEFCDRLSEKTGKQYRLPSEAEWEYACRSGTITPFHFGETITSDLANYDGGYSYGSERKGIYREITTPVGSLQIANFFGLFDMHGNVWEWCLDHWHENYNNAPNNADSWRDSSDNQIYVMRGGSWRNDPYLCRSSSRLQKNASEMSNHVGFRIVCSL; from the coding sequence ATGAATATCAAATCCCATCTGCTACAGTTACTAGTAAAAATGCCAAACACTCAAACTGTTGGAGAGCGTAGAGCGCTATTGACTTTCACGGGATTTGATTATCTAAATACTAGGATAAATGAAATTCAAAGCAGTAATATTGCCTTTTTTAATGAGTTGATTGAACTTATATTTTCGGAAGGACAAGATAAATTATTATATTTTATTAAAACACTTGCAGATAGTGAATTTATTGGGTTAGAAGTTAAGCAAAAACTCAATGATATCATTACAAAAACTTCGTCTTTAGAACATAAACAATGCAATAGTGAATTTATCGAGCAGAATAATACTCAATCAGTTAGTATTATTTATACTAGCAGCCGAAATGAGGAAAGCTTAGAGGAACAACAAGATAAAAAGTTGCTTGTTCCACCAATTATAGGAACTCAGCCTTTTGAATTTACAGTTGTGATAGTAGATGCCCAAGGCAAAGAGATTAAACGTAGTCGAAGACAAAACTACTACTTAGCTCAAGACCTTGGTAACGGGGTAACTTTAGAAATGGTCTATATTACAGGTGGAGAATTTTGGATGGGTTCACCAGAATCTGAAGGAAGGCGATACTCCAACGAAAGACCTCAACATCAGGTAACAGTCAAACCATTTTTGATAAGCAAGTACGCGATTACACAAGCACAATGGAGAGAAGTTGCTACTTTGCGAGAAGTTCGTCAAAACTTAAAACTTCGGCCGTCACGTAACGGAGGCAAAAGTCATCCTATTACCCAAGTTTCTTGGTTCGATGCTGTTGAGTTTTGCGATCGCTTATCTGAAAAAACAGGCAAACAGTATCGTCTTCCTAGCGAAGCAGAGTGGGAATACGCTTGTCGTTCTGGAACCATAACTCCTTTTCATTTTGGAGAAACTATTACTTCCGATCTAGCTAATTATGATGGTGGTTACTCTTATGGGTCAGAAAGAAAGGGAATTTATCGTGAAATAACTACTCCTGTGGGTAGTTTGCAGATTGCTAATTTTTTTGGACTATTTGATATGCACGGTAATGTTTGGGAGTGGTGCTTAGACCATTGGCATGAGAATTATAATAATGCACCGAATAATGCAGATAGTTGGCGAGATAGTAGTGATAATCAAATTTATGTAATGCGTGGTGGATCATGGCGCAATGATCCGTACCTTTGCCGATCAAGTTCCCGCTTACAAAAAAATGCGAGTGAGATGTCCAACCATGTTGGTTTTAGAATTGTTTGCTCTCTCTAG
- a CDS encoding sulfonate ABC transporter substrate-binding protein, translated as MINLIFRRFIAKWISLVKIRNIPFNNQHKLFFSSPLPITGAFVTGLCLSVLFAACSSPSTVSSSNPSATSVSNSASSKATVLRFGYQKSNILLRNKGVLEKRLSPDGISVEWIEFPAGPQLLEAMNVGSIDFGHVGESPPIFAQAAGASLTYVAGIASSPAGSAILVPQNSSIQKLTELKGKKVAFQKGSSAHLLLVQALEKAGLKYTDIEPKYLPPADARAAFVKGSVDAWVIWDPFYAAAQEATKARVLIDGTGINKQGGYYLGTRKFVTENPQTVKAVLEEIQSLEEWSKQHREEVAQTLSSVLAIDIATMRKATNRRTFGIVPIDDNLIALQQKVADTYYQLKLIPKQVNVKDGVLTQEQYAAFSPKI; from the coding sequence ATGATTAACCTAATCTTTCGCCGTTTCATTGCCAAGTGGATATCGTTGGTAAAAATCAGGAATATCCCATTTAACAACCAGCACAAATTATTCTTTTCTTCTCCTTTGCCAATTACGGGGGCTTTTGTTACAGGGCTGTGTCTGAGCGTGCTATTTGCTGCCTGTTCATCGCCATCGACTGTTAGTTCTTCTAATCCTAGTGCGACATCTGTTAGTAATTCTGCTTCCAGTAAAGCCACAGTATTAAGATTTGGCTATCAAAAATCGAATATATTGCTGAGAAACAAAGGTGTCTTAGAAAAGCGTTTGTCACCAGATGGAATATCTGTAGAATGGATCGAATTTCCGGCGGGGCCACAATTGCTAGAAGCCATGAATGTGGGTAGTATTGACTTCGGACACGTAGGAGAATCGCCGCCAATATTTGCCCAAGCAGCAGGAGCATCATTAACTTACGTCGCTGGTATTGCTTCTAGTCCTGCTGGTTCAGCAATTCTTGTTCCCCAGAATTCCTCAATTCAAAAACTTACTGAGTTGAAAGGTAAAAAAGTTGCTTTTCAAAAGGGTTCTAGTGCCCATTTATTGTTAGTCCAAGCTTTAGAAAAAGCAGGATTAAAATATACAGACATTGAGCCTAAATATTTGCCGCCGGCTGATGCCCGCGCTGCATTTGTCAAGGGTAGTGTAGATGCGTGGGTAATTTGGGACCCTTTCTATGCAGCCGCTCAAGAGGCAACTAAAGCCAGAGTTCTGATTGATGGGACAGGAATTAATAAACAGGGAGGATATTATTTGGGAACCCGTAAATTTGTCACTGAAAATCCCCAAACTGTCAAGGCAGTTTTAGAAGAAATTCAAAGCCTAGAAGAATGGTCTAAACAGCATCGAGAAGAGGTAGCACAAACTCTATCATCTGTGCTAGCAATTGACATAGCAACAATGAGAAAAGCTACTAATAGGCGAACTTTTGGAATTGTGCCAATTGATGATAATCTGATAGCTTTACAACAAAAGGTTGCAGATACATATTATCAGTTGAAGCTGATTCCTAAACAGGTTAATGTCAAAGATGGAGTGCTAACGCAAGAGCAATATGCTGCATTCTCACCAAAGATTTAG
- a CDS encoding DUF4041 domain-containing protein, protein MSLTLLGLLVLVAGLIAALVQALIAESQVREKLRRYDTLADKEGYQRQLESNIDLLENKQLSLNTQIINIQQQFSELDAKVYLQSIDYYEPKYEFISSEDYIHRLKNIKLKQENMVKNNQAYICDTKWTVGDSTRKGDKMINDILKLVELAFEERCKYAVKEVRYNNVDSLKKRINNTFNKYNKCLKTLNSKISEEYLQLKLIELDLQYELEDKKQQERERELENKKQNKERESIDKARQKAEEAEEREILHQQELEKVRQEIELTEGEKRQQLYFKIQELERQVAEDRSDKENALSESRRLKSGYIYIISNIGSLERDVYRICRTVRNREDEYIRDMNPAVPFQFDVHFKIFSEDAFDTLQRLHQRFDDKKVNTVNPKRDFFKVSMDEIEQAVKEIQKATGVLRIDIFEPAPQAYEYRQTLAARKKHQHLTIDNSSLEEDEIA, encoded by the coding sequence ATGTCGTTAACACTTCTAGGATTATTGGTATTAGTAGCCGGACTTATTGCTGCATTAGTACAAGCATTAATTGCAGAGTCTCAGGTGAGGGAGAAGTTACGTAGGTATGATACATTAGCTGACAAAGAAGGGTATCAACGGCAGTTGGAATCAAATATTGATTTACTAGAAAATAAACAGCTATCTCTTAATACCCAAATCATAAATATTCAGCAGCAATTTTCTGAACTTGATGCAAAAGTCTATCTTCAATCTATAGATTATTATGAGCCAAAGTATGAGTTTATCAGTTCTGAAGACTACATACATAGGCTGAAGAATATCAAGTTAAAGCAGGAAAATATGGTAAAAAATAACCAAGCCTATATTTGTGATACTAAATGGACTGTTGGTGATAGTACAAGAAAAGGCGACAAAATGATAAACGACATTCTCAAATTGGTTGAACTTGCGTTTGAAGAACGATGTAAGTATGCGGTAAAAGAAGTTAGATATAACAATGTTGACTCTTTGAAAAAGAGAATAAATAATACATTTAATAAATATAATAAATGTTTAAAAACCTTAAATTCAAAAATATCAGAAGAATATTTGCAACTGAAATTAATTGAGTTAGATTTACAGTATGAGCTAGAAGATAAAAAACAGCAAGAGCGCGAGAGAGAGCTAGAAAATAAAAAGCAAAACAAAGAACGTGAATCAATTGACAAGGCCAGACAGAAAGCTGAAGAAGCTGAAGAAAGAGAAATACTTCATCAACAAGAGCTTGAGAAAGTTAGACAAGAAATAGAACTGACTGAAGGCGAAAAGCGACAACAACTATATTTTAAAATTCAGGAACTAGAACGACAAGTTGCTGAAGATCGCAGTGATAAAGAAAATGCTCTTTCTGAATCTAGAAGACTCAAATCGGGATACATTTATATAATTTCTAATATAGGCTCTCTTGAACGGGATGTATACCGAATATGTAGAACCGTTCGTAATAGAGAAGATGAATATATTAGGGACATGAACCCCGCAGTTCCATTTCAATTTGATGTTCACTTCAAAATATTCTCTGAAGATGCTTTTGATACATTGCAGCGCTTGCATCAACGTTTTGATGATAAAAAAGTGAATACAGTTAACCCAAAGAGAGATTTTTTCAAAGTTTCAATGGATGAGATTGAGCAAGCTGTCAAAGAAATTCAGAAAGCAACTGGCGTTTTGAGGATTGATATATTTGAACCAGCGCCTCAAGCATACGAATATCGCCAAACTCTTGCAGCACGCAAAAAGCATCAACACCTCACCATCGATAATTCATCTTTAGAGGAAGATGAAATAGCATAA
- a CDS encoding trypsin-like peptidase domain-containing protein translates to MVNLEAEDRKQLITLLKDLPELATERSRQQILELAGLKQVIPMINLSGASFVAVSEIVSYLSNYGRLTYDHEALGLLLNTLKSLMGVQQQEFLDMLLTKYDMMTPIARLPSINEWRGGKTTSDALEKIIGENTLRPISFLQQGLQVARSVAYIGVRTSQERWSGTGFLVAQDLLLTNNHVLPSSNLLADTIFRFNYEENFQGEAQQTDEYRPKLNGAFHTNQALDYTLVQLGGEPGKKWGWLPLTSKAISVGSRVNIIQHPSGQPKQISLQNNFVQYVGGNVVQYITSTLQGSSGSPVFNDGWQIVALHHAGGNIPEPTTQQRYFRNEGIQIESILADLPLELVNLLKVATNTSF, encoded by the coding sequence ATGGTCAACTTAGAAGCAGAAGATCGCAAACAATTAATAACTCTCCTAAAAGATTTACCAGAACTGGCTACAGAGCGATCGCGTCAGCAAATTTTGGAGCTAGCAGGTTTGAAACAGGTAATACCTATGATCAATCTTTCGGGTGCTTCATTTGTGGCAGTTAGTGAAATCGTTAGCTATCTATCTAATTACGGGCGTTTAACCTATGACCATGAGGCGCTGGGCCTGTTATTAAATACTTTAAAAAGCCTTATGGGAGTTCAGCAGCAAGAATTTTTGGATATGCTGCTGACTAAGTATGACATGATGACCCCGATTGCAAGATTACCTAGTATCAATGAGTGGCGAGGGGGTAAAACGACTTCAGATGCATTAGAGAAAATAATTGGTGAGAATACTCTACGCCCAATCTCATTTTTACAGCAGGGACTTCAGGTAGCGCGGTCAGTTGCCTATATTGGGGTAAGAACTAGCCAAGAACGCTGGTCAGGAACCGGATTTCTTGTGGCTCAAGATTTATTGTTGACTAATAATCATGTTCTGCCTAGCTCAAATCTACTGGCAGATACAATTTTTCGTTTTAACTACGAAGAGAATTTTCAGGGAGAAGCTCAACAAACTGATGAGTACCGCCCTAAACTCAATGGAGCTTTTCATACGAACCAAGCTCTTGATTACACTTTAGTTCAACTCGGAGGAGAACCTGGAAAAAAATGGGGTTGGTTGCCACTTACATCTAAAGCGATTAGTGTTGGTAGCCGAGTTAATATAATTCAGCACCCATCAGGACAACCTAAGCAGATTTCGCTTCAAAATAATTTTGTTCAATATGTGGGCGGTAATGTGGTGCAGTATATAACTTCTACCTTACAAGGCTCCTCTGGTTCTCCAGTTTTTAATGATGGTTGGCAGATTGTGGCTCTACACCATGCTGGTGGTAATATCCCTGAACCAACAACTCAGCAGCGTTACTTTAGAAACGAGGGGATACAGATAGAAAGTATCTTAGCCGATTTACCTCTGGAGCTTGTAAACTTGCTTAAAGTGGCAACTAATACCTCATTTTAA
- a CDS encoding class II aldolase/adducin family protein encodes MSRYSRPQVPVFERVEDERLHRKQRLAAAFRLFGKFGFSEGIAGHITARDPEFTDHFWVNPLGTYFGHIRVSDLILVNREGEVVKGDAEVNRAAFAIHSQIHEARPDVIAAAHAHSLYGKAWSSLGRLLDPLTQDSCAFYEDHALFDDFTGVVLETSEGQRLAQALGPKKAIILRNHSILTVGQTVDEAAFWYISLERSCQAQLLAEAAGRPTIIKHETARLTQTQVGSRISGWFSFQPLYDRIVREEPDLLN; translated from the coding sequence ATGTCTAGGTATAGTAGACCACAAGTCCCTGTATTCGAGCGAGTTGAAGACGAACGCCTGCACCGCAAGCAACGCCTAGCCGCAGCCTTTCGCCTATTTGGTAAATTTGGTTTCAGCGAAGGAATCGCAGGCCATATTACGGCTCGCGATCCTGAGTTTACAGATCATTTCTGGGTTAATCCACTAGGAACATACTTCGGTCATATCCGAGTTTCTGACCTGATATTAGTTAACAGAGAAGGTGAGGTGGTTAAAGGCGATGCTGAAGTGAATCGAGCTGCTTTCGCCATCCATTCTCAGATTCATGAAGCTCGACCTGATGTCATCGCGGCGGCTCACGCTCATTCACTTTATGGTAAAGCCTGGTCTAGTTTAGGTCGTCTCCTTGACCCCTTGACACAAGATTCATGTGCTTTTTACGAAGATCATGCGCTGTTTGACGATTTCACTGGTGTGGTTTTAGAAACTTCTGAAGGTCAACGACTGGCGCAAGCCTTGGGGCCAAAGAAAGCCATAATTCTCCGTAACCACAGCATTTTAACTGTGGGACAGACGGTAGATGAAGCAGCCTTTTGGTACATTAGTTTAGAGCGATCGTGCCAAGCCCAATTGCTGGCAGAAGCTGCGGGTAGACCCACTATTATCAAACACGAAACAGCCCGTTTGACACAAACTCAAGTGGGGTCACGTATAAGTGGTTGGTTCAGTTTCCAGCCCCTTTACGACAGAATTGTACGTGAAGAACCTGATTTGCTGAATTAG
- a CDS encoding LLM class flavin-dependent oxidoreductase, with protein sequence MPIEFIGMIGTRQISELDGPRVAITGGSIDAAYVRKFAKAHEDGGFDYVLVGYGSTGPDSLTVAAFAAAATERLKFLIAHRPGFVAPTLFARKTATLDHFTNGRIAVHIITGGSDAEQQRDGDWLDHDTRYRRTDEYLDIVRRVWVSDTPFDYEGEFYRVKDAYSDVKPLQQPHIPVYFGGASGAAVPVGAKHSDVYAMWGEPIAAIKERIREVKAVTPPGRSPRFSVSLRPILGDTEAKAWERAHSILSRVKEIRAAKTDNQPPIAPYLNSARPEAVGSSRLLQFAQESEIFDKRLWTPIAAATGAYGNTTALVGTPEQVAESLVDYYDAGVTTLLIRGFNPLEDAIAYGRDVIPLVRAEVQRRERQAAVIA encoded by the coding sequence ATGCCAATTGAATTTATTGGAATGATTGGAACGCGACAAATATCTGAGTTAGATGGGCCAAGAGTTGCAATCACGGGCGGTTCCATAGATGCTGCTTACGTTCGCAAGTTTGCTAAGGCTCATGAAGATGGTGGCTTTGACTACGTGCTGGTTGGTTATGGCTCAACTGGCCCCGATAGCTTAACTGTGGCAGCGTTTGCGGCGGCTGCAACAGAACGGTTGAAGTTTTTAATCGCTCATCGCCCTGGTTTTGTGGCTCCTACGCTTTTTGCACGCAAGACAGCAACTTTGGATCATTTTACTAATGGTCGCATCGCCGTACACATTATTACAGGTGGCAGCGATGCTGAACAACAACGCGATGGTGATTGGCTTGACCATGATACTCGCTATCGCCGTACAGATGAATACCTTGATATTGTGCGCCGAGTGTGGGTGAGTGATACTCCCTTCGACTATGAGGGCGAATTCTATCGGGTGAAAGATGCTTACTCAGATGTGAAGCCTCTGCAACAGCCCCATATACCTGTGTACTTTGGGGGTGCTTCTGGTGCGGCAGTACCTGTGGGTGCAAAGCACAGTGATGTATACGCGATGTGGGGAGAACCTATTGCAGCAATTAAAGAACGGATACGTGAAGTGAAAGCTGTAACACCACCAGGGCGATCGCCCCGGTTCAGTGTATCTTTGCGGCCGATTCTAGGTGATACTGAAGCGAAAGCTTGGGAACGGGCACATTCAATTCTGTCGCGTGTTAAAGAAATTCGAGCAGCAAAAACAGACAATCAACCGCCGATAGCTCCCTACTTGAATTCAGCACGTCCCGAAGCAGTGGGTTCCAGCCGTTTATTACAGTTTGCCCAAGAAAGCGAAATTTTTGATAAGCGCTTGTGGACTCCAATTGCTGCCGCTACTGGTGCTTATGGTAATACTACCGCCCTCGTTGGTACGCCGGAGCAAGTAGCAGAGTCCCTTGTGGATTACTATGATGCTGGAGTAACGACTTTATTGATTCGGGGATTTAATCCATTAGAAGATGCGATCGCTTACGGTCGTGATGTGATTCCCCTAGTCCGGGCAGAAGTGCAACGACGGGAGCGACAAGCAGCTGTCATTGCTTAG
- a CDS encoding YdcF family protein: protein MFLYLSKLLPLFFYPLGLACVSLVVALVTLWKRPRTAAIAIAFALTLLLFCSNAWIAKSLVRSLEWQNLPLAQIPVAEAIVVLGGATKSAFPPRPTVDLSESGDRVIYAAQLYRQKRAPIIILSGGRIDWRGGGSPESADMATILTSIGIPSEAIIQEPESLNTYQNAVNVRKILESRGIKQVLLVTSAMHMPRSLNIFQRQGINVIPAPTDFLVSQGEMQELGGTPKAAILNLLPDTDNLHQFTSALKEYIGSLIYRLRGWL, encoded by the coding sequence ATGTTTTTATATCTTTCCAAATTACTGCCACTATTTTTTTATCCACTAGGATTAGCCTGTGTAAGTTTGGTAGTCGCATTAGTCACCTTGTGGAAACGACCGCGCACCGCCGCGATCGCAATTGCTTTTGCCCTAACTTTGTTACTATTTTGTAGTAACGCTTGGATTGCTAAATCATTAGTGCGATCGCTAGAATGGCAAAATCTGCCACTCGCCCAAATACCAGTTGCAGAAGCGATTGTGGTTTTGGGTGGCGCAACTAAATCAGCTTTTCCTCCAAGACCTACCGTTGATTTGAGTGAATCGGGCGATCGCGTGATTTATGCCGCACAACTATATCGCCAAAAAAGAGCGCCTATAATCATTCTTAGCGGGGGCCGCATTGATTGGCGTGGTGGCGGTTCACCAGAGTCGGCAGATATGGCAACAATACTTACATCTATTGGTATTCCATCGGAAGCGATTATTCAGGAACCTGAATCTCTCAATACTTATCAAAATGCTGTAAATGTCCGAAAAATTTTAGAATCTCGTGGGATCAAGCAAGTATTATTAGTTACTTCGGCAATGCACATGCCGCGATCGCTTAACATTTTTCAGCGTCAAGGAATTAATGTTATTCCTGCACCCACAGACTTTTTAGTTAGTCAGGGTGAAATGCAAGAACTTGGTGGCACTCCCAAAGCCGCTATACTAAATTTATTACCTGATACTGACAACTTGCACCAATTTACCAGCGCTTTAAAAGAGTATATTGGTTCTTTAATTTATCGCTTACGCGGTTGGCTTTAA
- a CDS encoding RRXRR domain-containing protein: MTKVFILNANQEPLYPVRISHARLLLSQGKATVFQRYPFTIILKESLSNLKLEQLGFKIHPSIKITRN, translated from the coding sequence ATGACTAAAGTATTCATTCTCAATGCCAACCAAGAACCATTGTATCCAGTACGCATAAGCCATGCTAGGCTGCTATTGTCACAAGGTAAAGCTACCGTATTCCAGCGATATCCCTTTACTATCATTCTGAAGGAGTCTTTATCTAATTTAAAACTGGAGCAACTTGGCTTCAAAATTCACCCTAGTATTAAAATTACTCGTAATTGA
- a CDS encoding ferredoxin-thioredoxin reductase variable chain gives MKVGDRVRVKDSVVVYHHPEHRNQAFDIKGTEGEVVNIATQWRDRPVSANLPIVVQFSKKFKAHLRENELEVI, from the coding sequence ATGAAAGTTGGCGATCGCGTCCGCGTTAAAGATTCGGTAGTAGTGTATCATCATCCTGAACATCGGAATCAGGCTTTTGACATCAAAGGCACAGAAGGCGAAGTAGTCAATATTGCCACCCAATGGCGAGACAGACCCGTAAGCGCTAATTTGCCGATTGTAGTCCAGTTTAGTAAAAAGTTTAAAGCCCATTTACGTGAAAATGAGTTAGAAGTCATCTAA